A stretch of Phytoactinopolyspora mesophila DNA encodes these proteins:
- a CDS encoding 5-formyltetrahydrofolate cyclo-ligase, producing MPTSIREAKRALRERLMANRSGLDARALAVGARALRDVVLDLPDVASAQRIAAYVSVGDEPGTGPLIEDLSEQGKEIILPILCPDFDLDWGTYRGPASLASAPRGLLEPTGVPAGVDAITEVDVVLLPGLAVDRHGTRLGKGAGCYDRVLARLAGQVPTYVLLHDGEVLDIPIPREPHDVPVENAVTPSGAHHLHPAK from the coding sequence GTGCCGACGTCGATACGCGAAGCGAAACGAGCCCTGCGTGAGCGCCTGATGGCCAACCGTTCCGGCCTGGACGCCCGTGCGCTCGCGGTCGGTGCCCGGGCGCTGCGGGACGTAGTACTTGACCTGCCGGACGTGGCCTCCGCGCAGCGGATCGCCGCTTATGTATCGGTCGGCGACGAACCCGGCACCGGCCCATTGATCGAGGACCTGTCCGAGCAGGGCAAGGAGATCATCTTGCCGATACTGTGCCCCGACTTCGACCTCGACTGGGGGACGTACCGCGGTCCGGCGTCGCTGGCGTCCGCGCCCCGCGGCTTGCTCGAACCGACCGGTGTACCAGCCGGCGTGGATGCCATCACGGAGGTCGACGTCGTGCTCCTGCCCGGCCTCGCGGTCGATCGGCACGGCACCCGCCTCGGCAAGGGCGCAGGCTGTTACGACCGCGTGCTCGCCAGGCTGGCGGGACAGGTCCCCACCTACGTGCTGCTCCATGACGGAGAGGTCCTCGACATTCCCATCCCGCGGGAGCCGCACGACGTGCCCGTCGAGAACGCGGTGACACCCTCCGGCGCCCACCACCTCCACCCAGCTAAATGA
- the galU gene encoding UTP--glucose-1-phosphate uridylyltransferase GalU yields MSAAMNNDAVKPVRKVVITVAGLGTRFLPATKATPKEMLPVVDKPAIQYVVEEAVAAGLEDILFVTGRNKQSLENHFDRAWELEAALEQKGDHQRLERVRKSQILGDIHYVRQGDPRGLGHAVLCGALHVGDEPFAVMLGDDLIDTRDELLSQMLEVQQRYGGSVVALIEVDPSQVNLYGCAAVESASEDDVVTVTDLVEKPDPADAPSNLAIIGRYVLHPAAFDVLRNTPPGRGDEIQLTDALKTLAGMPPEEGGGVRAVIFRGRRYDTGDRQDYLRTTVQLAVERSDLGPDFRAWLRDFVAALPPEAGQ; encoded by the coding sequence ATGAGTGCCGCCATGAACAACGACGCCGTGAAACCCGTTCGCAAAGTCGTCATCACCGTCGCTGGGCTAGGAACAAGATTCCTGCCCGCCACCAAGGCGACACCCAAAGAGATGCTGCCGGTTGTTGACAAGCCAGCCATCCAGTACGTCGTCGAGGAGGCTGTCGCCGCCGGCCTGGAAGACATCCTGTTCGTCACCGGTCGCAACAAACAGTCGCTGGAGAACCATTTCGACCGAGCCTGGGAGCTCGAGGCCGCACTGGAGCAGAAGGGCGACCACCAGCGCCTCGAACGGGTGCGCAAGTCTCAGATCCTCGGAGACATTCACTACGTCCGGCAGGGTGACCCGCGAGGGCTTGGGCACGCGGTCCTGTGCGGAGCGCTGCACGTGGGCGACGAGCCGTTCGCCGTCATGCTGGGCGACGATCTGATCGACACGCGGGATGAGCTGCTGTCGCAGATGCTCGAGGTGCAGCAGCGCTACGGTGGCAGCGTGGTGGCCCTGATCGAGGTCGATCCCAGCCAGGTGAACCTTTACGGGTGTGCTGCGGTGGAATCCGCCAGTGAGGACGACGTCGTGACAGTCACCGACCTGGTGGAGAAGCCCGACCCAGCGGACGCTCCCAGCAATCTCGCCATCATCGGCCGCTACGTCCTGCATCCAGCCGCCTTTGACGTCCTCCGGAACACGCCGCCGGGCCGCGGGGACGAGATCCAGCTCACCGACGCACTCAAGACTCTCGCCGGCATGCCCCCTGAGGAAGGCGGCGGCGTGCGGGCGGTGATCTTCCGCGGCCGCCGATACGACACCGGCGACCGCCAGGACTACCTCCGTACCACGGTTCAGCTGGCCGTCGAGCGCAGCGACCTCGGCCCGGACTTCCGGGCATGGCTGCGCGACTTCGTCGCGGCCCTGCCGCCCGAGGCCGGCCAATGA
- the glp gene encoding molybdotransferase-like divisome protein Glp, with product MKRVADHLSDILETIRPLPALDVHLLDAHGCVLTEDVVASWPLPQFDNSAMDGYAVCADDVADASEDEPVELPVVADIAAGETQVSAIRPGLSARIMTGAPIPARADSIVPVEHTDGGTARVRIKAPAKLGAHVRRAGEDVAKGDVVLGAGTYLGAAQVGLLAAVGRDRVVVRPKPRIVVISTGSELVEPGQPLAMGQITDSNSFTLTAAAREAGAIAYRISPIGDDPDRLLGLIEDQLVRADMVITTGGVSAGAYDVVKEVLSQLGTVTFEQVAMQPGKPQGFGTVGEESTPIFTLPGNPVSAFVSFEVFVRPAIRKMFGATRLHRQSVKAVLQETMRSPEGRRQFARARLQPASDGSYLVTPLGRQESHRLGDLAYANSLVVVPEHLTEVAAGQVVDVVRLEHRKD from the coding sequence GTGAAACGAGTCGCTGATCATCTCTCGGACATTCTCGAGACGATCCGGCCGCTCCCGGCGCTCGACGTGCATCTGCTCGACGCCCACGGGTGTGTGCTGACCGAAGACGTCGTGGCGTCGTGGCCGCTGCCGCAGTTCGACAACTCGGCGATGGACGGTTACGCCGTGTGCGCCGACGACGTCGCCGACGCGTCCGAGGACGAGCCGGTCGAGCTGCCCGTGGTCGCGGACATCGCCGCCGGGGAGACCCAGGTCAGCGCCATCCGTCCCGGTCTGAGCGCACGGATCATGACAGGTGCGCCCATACCTGCCCGAGCCGATTCGATCGTTCCGGTGGAGCACACCGACGGCGGCACCGCCCGGGTTCGGATCAAGGCACCGGCCAAGCTCGGCGCTCATGTGCGCCGCGCCGGGGAGGACGTCGCCAAGGGCGATGTCGTCCTGGGAGCCGGCACGTACCTCGGCGCCGCGCAGGTGGGTTTGCTGGCAGCCGTGGGGCGCGACCGCGTCGTCGTCCGCCCGAAACCCCGGATCGTGGTGATCTCCACCGGCAGCGAGCTCGTCGAACCGGGCCAGCCGCTGGCCATGGGACAAATCACCGACTCGAACTCGTTCACCCTTACCGCGGCGGCGCGCGAGGCCGGTGCCATCGCCTACCGCATATCGCCTATCGGGGACGATCCAGACCGATTGCTGGGGCTGATCGAGGACCAGCTTGTCCGTGCGGACATGGTGATCACCACTGGAGGCGTCAGCGCCGGGGCCTACGACGTCGTCAAAGAGGTCCTGTCACAGCTGGGCACGGTGACGTTCGAGCAGGTGGCGATGCAGCCGGGCAAGCCGCAAGGGTTCGGCACGGTCGGCGAGGAATCGACGCCCATCTTCACCCTGCCCGGTAACCCGGTCAGTGCGTTCGTTTCGTTCGAAGTCTTCGTGCGGCCGGCGATTCGCAAGATGTTCGGCGCCACTCGGCTGCACCGGCAGAGCGTCAAAGCCGTCTTGCAGGAAACCATGCGCTCGCCGGAAGGGCGACGCCAGTTCGCGAGGGCCAGGCTGCAGCCGGCATCGGACGGCTCGTATCTGGTGACGCCGTTGGGCCGGCAGGAATCACACCGGCTCGGTGACCTGGCATACGCGAACTCGCTCGTCGTCGTTCCCGAACACCTCACCGAGGTGGCTGCCGGGCAAGTCGTCGACGTCGTCCGGCTCGAGCACAGGAAGGACTGA
- the moaC gene encoding cyclic pyranopterin monophosphate synthase MoaC produces the protein MVDVSAKDITVRTARASGRVLISPEAVAALRSGDVPKGDALSVARIAGIQGAKRTPDLIPLCHPLAIHGVDVELTVVDDAVEISATVRTADRTGVEMEALTAVATAALATVDMIKAIDRGAVISDIRVEEKTGGRSGTWRRR, from the coding sequence ATGGTGGACGTCTCAGCCAAGGACATCACCGTGCGTACGGCCCGAGCCTCCGGCCGGGTGCTGATTTCGCCGGAGGCGGTTGCTGCCCTGCGCTCCGGCGATGTGCCCAAGGGCGACGCACTCAGCGTGGCGCGGATCGCCGGTATCCAGGGGGCCAAGCGCACCCCGGACCTGATTCCGCTCTGCCATCCGCTGGCCATTCACGGCGTGGACGTCGAACTGACCGTCGTCGACGACGCCGTGGAGATCTCCGCCACGGTCCGCACCGCCGATCGCACAGGCGTGGAGATGGAAGCCCTGACCGCCGTGGCCACAGCGGCACTGGCCACGGTCGATATGATCAAGGCGATCGATCGCGGCGCGGTGATCAGCGACATCCGCGTGGAGGAGAAGACCGGTGGGCGCTCGGGCACCTGGCGGCGTCGGTGA
- a CDS encoding molybdenum cofactor synthesis domain-containing protein translates to MAVRALVVTVSTRAASGVYEDRSGPVLVAGLRDLGAEVDGPAVVRDGEAVEAALREGVDAGYDVVVTTGGTGLNPNDHTPEMTRRVLDVEVPGLAEAIRAYGGAHGVPAAALSRGLAGRAGRTLVVNLPGSTGGVRDGLAVLGPVLPHAVEQIAGGDHRRSDP, encoded by the coding sequence CTGGCGGTGAGAGCGCTGGTGGTGACCGTGTCTACGCGCGCGGCAAGCGGTGTCTACGAAGACCGCAGTGGACCTGTCCTCGTGGCCGGCCTACGCGATCTCGGCGCGGAGGTGGACGGCCCGGCTGTGGTCCGGGACGGTGAAGCCGTCGAGGCGGCGTTGCGCGAAGGCGTCGACGCCGGGTACGACGTCGTGGTGACAACGGGCGGCACCGGGCTGAACCCCAACGACCACACTCCGGAGATGACCCGCCGGGTGCTCGATGTCGAGGTACCCGGGCTCGCGGAGGCGATCCGCGCCTACGGCGGCGCACACGGGGTGCCCGCTGCGGCGTTGTCGCGCGGGCTTGCGGGCCGGGCCGGGCGCACGCTCGTCGTGAACCTGCCCGGATCCACCGGCGGAGTACGGGACGGGCTCGCCGTCCTGGGGCCCGTTCTGCCGCATGCCGTGGAGCAGATTGCTGGCGGTGACCACCGGAGGAGCGATCCGTGA
- a CDS encoding GNAT family N-acetyltransferase — protein MTPRPGIRWPVELSDPPVALRPLRYRDGRAWTELRQRNAEWLRRWEATAPPSSATSAMSFRQMVRMHGAQARAHEALSWAITYDGRLAGQLNVSTIVWGSAQSATIGYWVDGALAGRGIMPTALALATDYCFFTVGLHRLEVNIRPENQASLRVVEKLGFREEGLRLRFLHIDGAWRDHRSFAMTVDEVPDGLVRRWHESKRAT, from the coding sequence ATGACCCCCCGGCCCGGGATCAGATGGCCGGTCGAGCTGTCGGACCCACCGGTGGCGCTACGTCCGCTGCGCTACCGCGACGGCCGGGCATGGACCGAGCTTCGGCAGCGAAACGCCGAGTGGCTACGCCGGTGGGAAGCAACTGCGCCGCCGTCCTCGGCCACGTCTGCGATGAGTTTCCGGCAGATGGTGCGTATGCATGGCGCACAGGCTCGAGCTCACGAGGCGCTGTCGTGGGCGATCACCTACGACGGGCGGCTGGCCGGGCAGTTGAACGTGTCCACCATCGTTTGGGGGTCGGCGCAGTCGGCAACCATCGGTTACTGGGTCGACGGTGCACTGGCCGGTCGCGGGATCATGCCCACTGCACTAGCGTTGGCCACCGACTACTGCTTCTTCACCGTCGGTCTGCACCGGCTCGAGGTGAACATCCGACCGGAGAACCAGGCCTCCTTGCGGGTCGTGGAGAAGCTGGGCTTCCGTGAAGAAGGATTGCGGCTGCGGTTTCTGCATATAGACGGCGCCTGGCGGGATCACCGCTCGTTCGCCATGACTGTCGACGAAGTTCCCGACGGCCTGGTGCGGCGTTGGCACGAGTCGAAAAGAGCCACATGA